In Delphinus delphis chromosome X, mDelDel1.2, whole genome shotgun sequence, the DNA window AGTAAATAAGGCCAATTGAGAAAGGCTTGCCCTCGTCCTTTGACCAACAATCCTTCCAGACAATGTGGATTTCCAGACCCAGCAACCCAGCCGTGCCCTCGACGTTAAGGCATCCCGTCAGATGGCCGCTCTGGATAAAGCATGTCATTCAAGCCACTACGCTGGGTTTCTCGTTCTGTGAACATAAAGAACTTCACTGTACGGAAAACACAGCAGCTGTTTTAAGAACCAAAAATGCCACGATGGCATTCAGAGCGTCCCCGCCCTGGGGATGCTTCTCCCGCCGGCAGTGGTGCAGGGCTGAGGGCTTGGTCCTGGGGACGCTGGAAGCTGAACCTGGTTCGTGGCCACTTCGGGTCTGGCGGAAACCGGACGCCCAAGCACTCACCCACCATAACGCAGCCCACCCCAAGATGCCTTCTCAGTAACCCCGAGTCCGAGAGTCTCCTACCTTGGGGTGGGGCGTCCCTCCTCGGCCTGGACTGAGGAAGAAAGCTCTCTGCGCGCACCGGGGTCCTCCGTTTGCCGTCGCACTTCCACAGAAGCTTCCTGCCAAGGGTGGCACAATGAGACACCCGGTCATCAAGCCACCGCCTCCGAGACCTCTGTGATCACGAACCCTTCATTGTGGGTTCGCCCTGTGAGCCCGCACCACGAAGGCAGTGACGCCGCCTGCCGTCAGCCGGCCACGGGACCCGCGAGCCCGGCTCTCCAAAGCGTCTCACCAAAAAGACTCAACAAGACCGTGTGTCCCCTTCGGCTCTGGGCAGGAAGCAGAACTCCTACGTGAGGGTCATAAATCTGTGTTGACACACTGGCCCCCAAACCCTCATCAAATCAAACCCAACTGGTCACGGCTCCCTGCAGCGAAACCTCAAGCCCCGGGACCTGGAGTCTGGGAGCCTTGTTTCTTGACCGATCAAGCATGGAATTCTCAGAGGTCACACTGCACGGGGCATGGGCACACGGTCGCGGTGTTTGCAGGCCTTTCTGCACCAGGGggccacacagaaacctgcaccTGTCTTCACACGCGGACGTTCATTATTGTGTAACAAACCGATGGCTGGTTTTTCTTAAAAGAACCTCCATCTGATGCTGCAGGAAatcttttctttgaaatgtaCAAATGCAGATggaagggggagaaaaagcagagagagtgggagagggagacTGACTATGGACTTTGAGGTATGGATACAAATGTGCAGCTTTTCAGAAACCTTCCCATCAACTTTCACCATCAAAactcctactttaaaaaaaagtgaaatagttTAACACACTGCATTTCCAATTACATTTGCCCCAgaacaacctttaaaaatatttcaccacAAAAAGGGACTAAGAAGAAAACTAATAGCACAAGTGACATCAAGGTTGCCTTAAGCCATGCTATAACGCACCCCTTGTAATTTCAGAGGAGTGCTTGCCATTTTCTATCATCTCCCCCAATTTCTTCCCTTTGTATATTAAGGGCAAGCTAATCAAAGGGAAAGACCGCTTCAGCGAGAGCTGACAATGAGGCTGGGAACTCGAGACGTGGGTGAGAACAGGGCACTCGCAATTGTCATGCGTGTATCGCCTCCGTCCCCAGGTGCTGATACTAGAAAAGCTGGTGCACCTAACGCTCAGACAGCTGGACACAAGTCACAACGGCAATGGGCCATGATGTCCTGGGGCTGTCCTATACGCACCTTAAGATGGGACTGCGGTGGCTCTGTCCTGGCTCCCTGCAGGACGCTTACCTGCTTGTAGAGGTCGGTCGAGGGCGACGACCGGGACCTTCCGTGGATGTACTGTGGCCTCTCGTGTTGGTCCAGACCCACGTCCAGGATGTTGTCTGCCGAGTGGTACCTCCCAGAACTCCTGGCTTCCGGGGCTTTCCTCTGTTCCCTCCACGAGGCTTGATACTCTGCAAAGGTTCCCAGCCTCTGAGGTGGGTCTGAtctccccacctttccctccTTTCCGGGGCCCGCTGTCCAAGGCCTCTCTGGCTTCTCCTTGGGGAACCCACAGGGTGCCGGCCTCAGCCCCGACCGCTGGCCTACGGGCTTGCtggtttcctcaaaaaacttccACCTGTCGGCAAAAGTGCGCACGGTCTCGTCGGGAGGCGCGGGGCGCTGGCGCGGGCGTTCATCCCCCGCGAGCCCCACCTCGTTCATCTTCTCGGGCTCGGAGTAGGACTTCAGTTTCTGCTCGGCCGTGAAGCGCCTCCGGCCTGCGATGCGCGGGGCGTGCAGCGCGCCGCCGGCGCTCGAGGGCAGCCTGGCCGGGGCTGCCTCCCAGACGCGAGGGAGGGTGTCGGGGTCCGATGGGCAGGGCTCCAGGTCGCGGCGCCTAAACGACGTGGCCCTCAGGACGCGGGCCTGCGCCTCCTTCAGGTGGTCCTTATATGTGCTGGAGAAGGCGGCTTCCGGGGGGCCCCCTGCCGGCTGCACCCCCCAGTCGCGCGCCTCTGCCTCGGCGGTGGTCTCATCCCCCTCCGCGGCGCCGGCCAGGGTTGCCGTGCTCCGGCTCTTCTGCAGCCTGGCTCGCCGCAGCTGGATCTCGTTCCTCAGGGTGGTGGCGAAACGGTCGCTCCTCCGCATGGGTTTGCCCGCCGGGGCCTCGGGCAGGGGCCTCTCCGGGGCGCCCTCGTGGCCGGCCTCAGGCCGGCGCGCCCCTTCCTGGGTCAGCGAGTGCAGCATGGGCGTCTGCAGGGGGCAGATCTCGCCGCCCGCGTGGCCCCACGCGAAGCCCCCTGCGACCCTCTTCACACTCGCCGTTTCCACGAGGCCGGCCGCGGGTGGTTCCTCGGCTCCCTCGCAGTGGCCCCCGGCCTCCCTGTCCGCCGGCGCCACCCTCCCCCTTTGCCGGGCGCCCGGGGGCCCCTCGAGCCGGGGCGGGTAGCAGCGGGGCTGCGCGGCCGGGGCGCCGCCCTGCGGGCCGCGTCTGGAGGTCACGCAGTAGTAGCGGCTCTGCGCGCCACCGTCCCCGTTCTGGTCGCCAGCGCTGGGCCGCCCCACCGGAGCGGGGCTGTCATCCGGGAAGCGCTCGGCAGGCGGCTGCTCCCTGAGCCACGTGGCGGCACCGGGCCCCTCGTGAAAGAAGGGGCTCTCGTCGCTGGAGTGGCGCGGGTGCTGGCACGCGGGCGAAGGCGGCGGGCAGCGCACGTCCGTGCTGGACAGGGAGGCCTGGAGCCGGCTGGGGGCCCCCGGGAGGGCCCTGGCCCCGCTGTCGCACGGCGGCCACCCGCAGTCCAGGGGGACACCCGGCGCACAGCCCGAGCTTCCGGCTCTCCTCCCGTCGCCCAGGCGCGCTGGTCTCTGCGGCTGATCGGCCGCTTCCGGTCGCCAGTCGCTGTGGGACTGAGCGCGGGTCAGGCCCGGAGGGTGCTGCGTGGTGGCCGCCTCTGAGAATGGAGGGCCCTGGGTCTTCTCGTGGCTCTTGGTGGCCGCAAAGCTGTCACTgcggagagggggagggggcggaggaggGGACGAAGAGGCCTTCTTCTTATCGGGAACATACCAGACTGGCCCAAAACTGGACCTCCCGGAAGCAGCTAGCTTGGGCTCAGGGCTGTCCTCGGGTCTGGGGCTCCTGCTGCTGTCACAGGGGACCCTGGGGGGGAAGCACCCGAGCCTCTCGTCCACACACTGAGGGTCGCCGGCAGCCAGGCCCTGCCGGTCACTGCCTCCGGTGGAGGCCTCCCAAAGGCCTACTTTGTAGAGGATGTTCTCAGCAGAGGAGGCATCCGCCTTGGGCAGGGTGTGGTCAGGCGTGCTGGAGCTGGTGGAAAAGGAGCCGTAAGCGGAGTCCCGCTTGCTCGGGCCGCCCAGGTGGTCGATGCTGCTGTTGGACTTGGCAGCCGAGAGGCGCCCGGACGGGTAGGACTGGGCAGGCTGGTCCAGGCTGTCCACGCTCCCCAGGGAGCTGAAGTGGTCAGAGGCGCGCTGCAGATGCGTCTGCTCCCACAGGCCGCTCGACAGGTCCTGGGACGAAGAGCTAGGAAACAAGAACCACAGGCAACAGCGTGCTTTAGAGT includes these proteins:
- the SHROOM2 gene encoding protein Shroom2 isoform X2, which produces MEGAEPRVRPERLAEAEARAADGGRLVEVQLSGGAPWGFTLKGGREHGEPLVITKIEEGSKAAAVDKLLAGDEIVGINDISLSGFRQEAICLVKGSHKTLKLVVKRRTELSWRPHSWHVTKFSDSHPETSASPFPSTSSCPLWPGQHHASSSSQDLSSGLWEQTHLQRASDHFSSLGSVDSLDQPAQSYPSGRLSAAKSNSSIDHLGGPSKRDSAYGSFSTSSSTPDHTLPKADASSAENILYKVGLWEASTGGSDRQGLAAGDPQCVDERLGCFPPRVPCDSSRSPRPEDSPEPKLAASGRSSFGPVWYVPDKKKASSSPPPPPPPLRSDSFAATKSHEKTQGPPFSEAATTQHPPGLTRAQSHSDWRPEAADQPQRPARLGDGRRAGSSGCAPGVPLDCGWPPCDSGARALPGAPSRLQASLSSTDVRCPPPSPACQHPRHSSDESPFFHEGPGAATWLREQPPAERFPDDSPAPVGRPSAGDQNGDGGAQSRYYCVTSRRGPQGGAPAAQPRCYPPRLEGPPGARQRGRVAPADREAGGHCEGAEEPPAAGLVETASVKRVAGGFAWGHAGGEICPLQTPMLHSLTQEGARRPEAGHEGAPERPLPEAPAGKPMRRSDRFATTLRNEIQLRRARLQKSRSTATLAGAAEGDETTAEAEARDWGVQPAGGPPEAAFSSTYKDHLKEAQARVLRATSFRRRDLEPCPSDPDTLPRVWEAAPARLPSSAGGALHAPRIAGRRRFTAEQKLKSYSEPEKMNEVGLAGDERPRQRPAPPDETVRTFADRWKFFEETSKPVGQRSGLRPAPCGFPKEKPERPWTAGPGKEGKVGRSDPPQRLGTFAEYQASWREQRKAPEARSSGRYHSADNILDVGLDQHERPQYIHGRSRSSPSTDLYKQEASVEVRRQTEDPGARRELSSSVQAEEGRPTPRQADAPCAEDSPGAQRDPQQPSQVSEPAGSREAPEVPPEGRGRAGTLPCDYRYPEERVTADRPAASHARGQDPRPLSAAPLSRRPAPQRPPPPRREPRPLAGVPAAAHLGAPGRPRPLAPEVCSCSDRPALARCSPGASAEKPSAARPAADGPRAAGEPAGQHVDERAGWPRREAPLLSKFRPLQTSAMETSRSPSPQFAPQKLTDKPPLLVQDDNSTRIERVMDNNTTVKMVPIKIVHSESQPEKESRQGLARVPEPPVLPSGLERDQIKTLSTSEQSYSRFCLYSRQGAEPQPPGTPVPTAKDSRASTPTLSYVKAKERTAEDLKSEELAREIAGKDKSLADILDPSVKIKTTMDLMEGIFPKDEHLLEEAQQRRKLLPKIPSPRTTDEEKEELSVPAAVSLATNSTYYSTSAPKAELLIKMKDLQDQQEAEEDSGSEADHDLSVKKELIESIGRKLQVLRQARQSLREDMQANSALGDEVEALAKAVCKPNEFDKFRMFIGDLDKVVNLLLSLSGRLARVENALNNLDDGTAPGDRQSLLEKQRVLIQQHEDAKELKENLDRREGIVSDILASYLSQDSLADYAHFVRMKSALLIEQRELEDKIHLGEEQLKCLLDSLPPDRGK
- the SHROOM2 gene encoding protein Shroom2 isoform X1 — translated: MEGAEPRVRPERLAEAEARAADGGRLVEVQLSGGAPWGFTLKGGREHGEPLVITKIEEGSKAAAVDKLLAGDEIVGINDISLSGFRQEAICLVKGSHKTLKLVVKRRTELSWRPHSWHVTKFSDSHPETSASPFPSTSSCPLWPGQHHASSSSQDLSSGLWEQTHLQRASDHFSSLGSVDSLDQPAQSYPSGRLSAAKSNSSIDHLGGPSKRDSAYGSFSTSSSTPDHTLPKADASSAENILYKVGLWEASTGGSDRQGLAAGDPQCVDERLGCFPPRVPCDSSRSPRPEDSPEPKLAASGRSSFGPVWYVPDKKKASSSPPPPPPPLRSDSFAATKSHEKTQGPPFSEAATTQHPPGLTRAQSHSDWRPEAADQPQRPARLGDGRRAGSSGCAPGVPLDCGWPPCDSGARALPGAPSRLQASLSSTDVRCPPPSPACQHPRHSSDESPFFHEGPGAATWLREQPPAERFPDDSPAPVGRPSAGDQNGDGGAQSRYYCVTSRRGPQGGAPAAQPRCYPPRLEGPPGARQRGRVAPADREAGGHCEGAEEPPAAGLVETASVKRVAGGFAWGHAGGEICPLQTPMLHSLTQEGARRPEAGHEGAPERPLPEAPAGKPMRRSDRFATTLRNEIQLRRARLQKSRSTATLAGAAEGDETTAEAEARDWGVQPAGGPPEAAFSSTYKDHLKEAQARVLRATSFRRRDLEPCPSDPDTLPRVWEAAPARLPSSAGGALHAPRIAGRRRFTAEQKLKSYSEPEKMNEVGLAGDERPRQRPAPPDETVRTFADRWKFFEETSKPVGQRSGLRPAPCGFPKEKPERPWTAGPGKEGKVGRSDPPQRLGTFAEYQASWREQRKAPEARSSGRYHSADNILDVGLDQHERPQYIHGRSRSSPSTDLYKQEASVEVRRQTEDPGARRELSSSVQAEEGRPTPRQADAPCAEDSPGAQRDPQQPSQVSEPAGSREAPEVPPEGRGRAGTLPCDYRYPEERVTADRPAASHARGQDPRPLSAAPLSRRPAPQRPPPPRREPRPLAGVPAAAHLGAPGRPRPLAPEVCSCSDRPALARCSPGASAEKPSAARPAADGPRAAGEPAGQHVDERAGWPRREAPLLSKFRPLQTSAMETSRSPSPQFAPQKLTDKPPLLVQDDNSTRIERVMDNNTTVKMVPIKIVHSESQPEKESRQGLARVPEPPVLPSGLERDQIKTLSTSEQSYSRFCLYSRQGAEPQPPGTPVPTAKDSRASTPTLSYVKAKERTAEDLKSEELAREIAGKDKSLADILDPSVKIKTTMDLMEGIFPKDEHLLEEAQQRRKLLPKIPSPRTTDEEKEELSVPAAVSLATNSTYYSTSAPKAELLIKMKDLQDQQEAEEDSGSEADHDLSVKKQELIESIGRKLQVLRQARQSLREDMQANSALGDEVEALAKAVCKPNEFDKFRMFIGDLDKVVNLLLSLSGRLARVENALNNLDDGTAPGDRQSLLEKQRVLIQQHEDAKELKENLDRREGIVSDILASYLSQDSLADYAHFVRMKSALLIEQRELEDKIHLGEEQLKCLLDSLPPDRGK